Proteins encoded together in one Solanum lycopersicum chromosome 7, SLM_r2.1 window:
- the LOC101257682 gene encoding probable pectinesterase 8 → MNPKAIYFPILIAIFAVLASTQPPRTYFNCFLDRCSTALSLFTVNRHHHHHHDHHRHDTDDDKTRQSPCDQFAPNFPTIDPSNTSIICVDHNGCCNFTTVQAAVDSVGNFSAKRSLIWISNGIYFEKVIIPKTKPNITFQGQGYTTTAIVWNDTANSANGTFYSGSVQVFSTNFIAKNISFMNVAPMPVPGAVGAQAVAIRIGGDEAAFWGCGFFGAQDTLHDDRGRHYFKDCYIQGSIDFIFGNGKSIYENCQLISIASPVAPGVKSINGAVTAHGRATKDENSGFVFVNCTLGGTGRIWLGRAWRSYSTVVFANTFMTDIVAPEGWNDLNDPTRDQTIFYGEYNCSGAGSNMALRAPYVQRLNDTQALPFLNSSFIDADLWLQPFSS, encoded by the exons ATGAATCCTAAGGCCATATATTTCCCAATTTTAATAGCAATCTTTGCCGTTTTAGCATCAACTCAACCACCCCGAACGTACTTCAACTGTTTTCTTGATCGATGCTCTACAGCTTTATCGTTATTTACTGTTAATcgtcatcaccatcaccatcatgaTCATCATCGTCATGACACTGATGATGATAAGACAAGACAATCGCCCTGTGACCAATTTGCTCCAAATTTTCCGACTATAGACCCTAGTAACACGTCAATTATCTGCGTTGATCATAATGGATGTTGCAATTTCACCACAGTGCAAGCTGCAGTTGATTCTGTTGGGAACTTTAGTGCCAAAAGAAGCTTAATATGGATAAGCAATGGCATTTATTT TGAAAAGGTGATTATTCCAAAAACAAAACCTAACATAACATTTCAAGGGCAGGGGTATACGACAACAGCTATCGTGTGGAATGACACAGCCAATTCTGCAAATGGAACATTTTATAGTGGCTCTGTCCAAGTTTTCTCTACTAACTTCATTGCCAAGAATATAAGTTTCAtg AATGTAGCTCCAATGCCGGTACCTGGGGCAGTCGGAGCACAAGCAGTGGCGATTAGGATAGGCGGAGATGAAGCTGCCTTTTGGGGTTGTGGATTTTTCGGAGCTCAGGATACCCTTCATGACGATCGCGGTCGTCATTACTTTAAGGATTGTTACATTCAAGGCTCTATCGACTTCATTTTTGGAAATGGCAAATCAATCTACGAG AACTGTCAATTAATATCAATAGCAAGCCCAGTAGCCCCAGGAGTGAAGTCGATAAACGGGGCAGTAACTGCACACGGAAGAGCTACTAAAGATGAAAATAGTGGCTTCGTTTTCGTGAATTGCACTTTAGGAGGCACCGGTAGAATTTGGTTGGGGCGGGCCTGGAGGTCTTACTCTACCGTTGTATTTGCTAACACCTTCATGACCGATATCGTGGCTCCTGAGGGTTGGAACGACTTGAACGACCCTACCAGAGACCA gaCAATTTTTTATGGGGAGTATAATTGCTCCGGAGCAGGATCCAATATGGCGTTGAGGGCACCATATGTTCAAAGACTTAATGATACACAAGCTCTTCCATTTCTCAACTCCTCTTTTATTGATGCTGATTTATGGCTTCAACCTTTCTCATCTTAG